A window of Steroidobacteraceae bacterium genomic DNA:
GCAAGATCGATGCCGAGGGCGAAATTGTCGGGCGTTGTACCTGCAGGCACGCGCGAAGGATAACGCACCAGCAGAGGAACGCGGATGGTTTCCTCATAGGCGAGACGACGCTCTTCGTTGAGACCGTGTTCCCCATAGAAGTAACCGTGGTCGCTCGTCAACACCATGACGGTGCGATCGAGCTGGCCAGCCGCGGCAAGCGCGTCCCGGATTCGACCGAGGCTCTCATCCACCGCGAGCAGCATTTCAAGGCGCCCGGCAATCTCTGCATCACTGGTCGCCGTCGCCTTGCCAAGCGGCGGCAGACCGGCAATCGCCTGCTGCAGTGCCGGCTTGTCGCGCGGCGGCACGCCAAAACTCGCTCGCCTCGGGAACACGCGCTGAGCGTAGCGACCGGAATGCCGCGGCGCGGGCACGAAACCATCCGGCTGCCCCGCTACCCCGGTGCTGCTACCGTCATCGCGTTGCACGATGTTCGGGTGCACCGCTTTGTGCGAAAGGTAGACCAGAAATGGTCGCGAGTCCGGCTCCGCGACAAATCGCATTACTTCGTCAGTCAGCAAATCCGTCACGTATCCGGGATGACGTTCGCGCTTGCCATCGATATTGAATGAGGGATCGATGGCTTCGCCCTGTCCGGCCATCCCGACCCAGCGGTCGAAGCCTGGTCGCGGCAGGTCGTCGTTGCCCATGTGCCACTTGCCGAAGAAACCAGTGCGATAGCCGGCTTTTTGCAAGGCGATCGGAAAAACCGGCAGGTCGTGGCTCGGGCGCAGGGTGTTGTCGATAATCCCGTGGTGATGCGCGTAGCGACCCGTCAGCAGGCTAGCGCGCGACGGCGAACAAAGCGGCGTCGTCGCAAATGCGTTTGTGAAACGTGCACCTTCAGCCGCCAGGCGATCAATGTTGGGCGTGGTAATTATCGTATTTCCCCCCGCACCGTAATCGTCCCAGCGCATGTCATCGACGAGCACCACCACAATATTGGGTGGCGGGTTGCTCGCCGCACTCACAGGGAATGCGTCCAGAACGAAAAAAAGACACCACGCGGCTACATGGAGACGCCAATGATTTCTAGCGGAATTCCGATTCGGCTCAGGCAGTTGCACACTCCATACTGACGCATTTTCCGCGTCTCGGCTAGACTGTCATCGCGGCATTTCAGTGCAGGTGTCTACCCATTTTACGGGTTGTCAAGGTTCGCCAAGGAGGCGTTGCATGTCGAATTCCACTGGCAAGTATCGGCACATCGGTACAGGCATCTTGCTCGTGACGCTCGTTGCTGCCTGTGTCAGCACAAAGACCGTGCCCGTTAATCTGCAGGCCAAGTCTCAATTCGTAGGAAAAACAATTGTACTGGCACGCCGTTCGCTACCGGAATTCGCGGTTATGACGGCGGGCAAGATGGCCACAGGCGGATTGTTTGGCGCGATCGGTGGGGCGGTGGCCGGCGCATCTACGGTAACGGCTGGTCGCGAATTGAGAGACCGTTTTCAGTTCACCGATCCCGCGGCGAAGATCGGCCCGACACTGTTCGACGAACTGATTGCCGCTCACTCAATGACGTCTATCACCTCGAACAAGCAGGTGACCTCGCTCGATCCTAAAGAGATTGCTGTCGCCTATTCGGGCAGCGACTTCGTACTCGATGTCGTAACCGTAAATTGGACGATGCTTTACTTCCCGACGCACTGGGGTCATTACGGAATTCAGTACTCCGCAAAAGCATTCCTGATCGATACGAATAGTGGCATGAGTGTCGGCGAAGCCTATTGCGTGCGAAGTCCGAAGTATTCGAAGGAATCAGCAAGCTACGACGAAATGCTTGCCGACGACGGCGCGCGCATTACGACGGAATCGGAGATCGCAGCAACAAGTTGCCTCGAGGAAATACGCAAGAAGCTGGGACTTACATCCTAAGGTACGCGTCGGCATGATTGCCAACTCTTGTCACTGGATCGATCAAAGACCAAAACGGCGACGCAGACCAGCTATGACCCTGCGTTCGCTCGAGTCGTCGACAACAGTTGCGCCATTTCGTGTGGATCTGCCGGCGATATAATCAGTGGCCGGTCGTCTACCCGCTCAATGACCAACAGTCGATATGTATTGGTAACGTAGATGTCGAACAGTTGGCGGGGCGTTCTGTAAAGACCGAATACGCCCCACAAACCGCCAGCTCCGATTCGAATGCCCCGGCCATACCTGGCATGCAGCTCCTCCTTGGTGACAGGTGTTGCTGATACAACCGTTTCCAGCGCAATCCGTCGCTGCCGCAACGGCCAGCGGATCACGAGACAGCCATCGCGAACCTCGAAACCACCCGGTCGATACCAGAGCCAGACGGCTGCGAAAATTACAGCGACAATGGCAACCACAATTTTTGGCCCTACCACCAGCAGTGTCGCCGCAAGCGCCAGCACAATATAGGTGATTAACGCCAGGCCGCGAGACATGGGAGCAATTGGAACAAATGCCGGAATGGAGCTCATCGCATCCTACTCCAGCACCAACATCAAGTCCTTGGCGTCGACCTGTGCCCCAGGAGACACAAGCACCTTTGCGATAACGCAATCGCCATCCGCACGAATTGCGGTTTCCATTTTCATCGCCTCCAGAGTCAGCAGGACTTCGCCGCGCCCGCATTTTTGACCAACCCTGGCGTTGACGCTAACTACGCGCCCCGGCATCGGCGCCGCGACATGAAGTGGGTTATCGGCTTCGGCTTTCGGTCGAGCGGGGGTCACCGCAACCTGACTGCGGTCTTCAACACGAACTGAACGCGGCTGACCATTCAATTCGAAGAATACGGTACGTGTTCCATCCGCATGTGCTTCGCTGACAGCGATGTAGCGCACGATCAGAGTCTTGCCTCGCTCGATATCGATGCTGACTTCCTGGCCGGGCTCCATGCCATAGAAGAAAACCGGTGTCGGCAGCATGCCGATATCACCATAGGCTGCACGATCAGCCGCATAGTCGATGAATACTTTCGGGTACACGAGGTACGATGCCAGCTGGTTCTCGGTCACCGCGCGCCCGATCTTGCCCTCGATTTCGCGTCGCGCCGCCTCGAGATCGACCGGCGGCAGATTCGCCCCTGGCCGCTCAGTCAGCGGTTTGCGCCCATTGAGCACCTTGCATTGAAGAGCTTGTGGAAATCCCCGGTAGGCCTGTCCGAGTTCGCCGTGCAGAAGCTGCACCAGCGATTCGGGAAACGCGAAATCGCGATCGGGATCCTCGACTTCCGAGCGTGTGATGCCGCTAGTGACCATGAGCAACGCCAGATCGCCCACAACTTTGGACGTCGGCGTCACCTTGATGATGTCGCCCAGCATGTTATTGACCTCGGCATAGGTGTGTGCCACTTCCGGCCAACGCGCATCCTCGATGCCAAGTGATCGAGCCTGCTCGCGCAGGTTGGTATATTGCCCGCCCGGCATTCCATGCACATAGACTTCCGACGCACCCGAACGCACATCGCTTTCAAACGCCAGGTACTGACGTCGCACCTGTTCCCAGTAGGCGGAAATCACGCGCAACCGGGCCGGATCGAGCCCGCTGTCGCGCGCCGTGAAACGCAGGGCTTCGACGATGGAGCCGAGATTTGGTTGCGAGGTAAGGCCACTCATTGCATCGATGGCGCCGTCCACGGCATCTACGCCCGCATCGACCGCGGCCAGCACGGAGGCACCGGCGATGCCGCTCGTATCATGCGTATGAAAATGCACTGGCAACCCGGTTTCATCCTTAAGTGCCTTCACCAGCAGCTGCGCCGCCTGTGGTCGCAGTAGACCCGCCATGTCCTTGATGCCGAGAATCTGCGTGCCAGCCGCCTTGAGATCGCGTCCAAGCCGTGTGTAATAATCGAGTGTGTACTTGCGTTCACCCGGATCGCAGAGATTGCCCGTGTAGCAGATGGCGGCCTCGCACAGCTTCCCGCTTTCGCGCACCGCATCGATGGCGACACGCATGTTCTCGACCCAGTTGAGCGAATCGAATACGCGAAATACATCGATACCGCTGTCCGCAGCGCGTGCCACGAAATGACGCACG
This region includes:
- a CDS encoding sulfatase, with protein sequence MSAASNPPPNIVVVLVDDMRWDDYGAGGNTIITTPNIDRLAAEGARFTNAFATTPLCSPSRASLLTGRYAHHHGIIDNTLRPSHDLPVFPIALQKAGYRTGFFGKWHMGNDDLPRPGFDRWVGMAGQGEAIDPSFNIDGKRERHPGYVTDLLTDEVMRFVAEPDSRPFLVYLSHKAVHPNIVQRDDGSSTGVAGQPDGFVPAPRHSGRYAQRVFPRRASFGVPPRDKPALQQAIAGLPPLGKATATSDAEIAGRLEMLLAVDESLGRIRDALAAAGQLDRTVMVLTSDHGYFYGEHGLNEERRLAYEETIRVPLLVRYPSRVPAGTTPDNFALGIDLAPTLLDLAGAGIDPGMDGRSLVPLLEGRKPTWRNAFLIEYYSDTVFPRIFRMGYSAVRTERYKLIRYRDIEGMDEFYDLAKDPYELHNRIHKSDADAQIRELDTVLRSLRN
- a CDS encoding PH domain-containing protein, with protein sequence MSRGLALITYIVLALAATLLVVGPKIVVAIVAVIFAAVWLWYRPGGFEVRDGCLVIRWPLRQRRIALETVVSATPVTKEELHARYGRGIRIGAGGLWGVFGLYRTPRQLFDIYVTNTYRLLVIERVDDRPLIISPADPHEMAQLLSTTRANAGS